Within Ramlibacter henchirensis, the genomic segment GCGTGTCCAGCAGCGCGAGCTCGTCATAGTTGCGCTCGACCAGCTCGGCCAGCCGGAGCATCGCGGCTTGCCGCTCCGCCGGCCGCCACTTGCTCCAGGGACCTTCGAACGCGCGACGCGCTGCCTTGACGGCGATGTCGACGTCCTCGGCGCCGGCTTGCGCCACCTCGGCCAGCACCTTGCCCGTTGCAGGGTTGATCGTCTGGAAGGTCTTGCCGGACCGGGCCGGCACATGCTTGCCATTGATGAACAGGAGCCTGGGGCCCTGGCCGAGAAAGGCCGGAAGCGGCCGCTGGGTCGTGTCTTGCATGGGGATGGCTCCGGGATTGCCGGCTGGCTCGGCGGCTCTGCGTGCCGCCGCGTTCACTTGCTTGTCTCCTGCCGCGGCCGCTGCGGACCGGTTCTCTTGGTAGGGCCAATGTAGCCCATTGGACCAACCATTGAATTCAAAAGGTCGGCGGGCTATTCAGAAACCGGAAGTTTGAAGTCCGGAGCGGACCGGGCCGATCGCGCCGGGATGGCGCGTTCAGACCCAGCGGGACTCGATCAGTGGCTTGTGGCTGGCATCGGCGCCCAGCCCTTCCGCGGCGTGGCGCAGCAACTCCAGGAAGCGCCTTTGCGCCCGCGTCGGGCGCCAGCTCTGCCGCATCGTCGCCCCGATCGTCGGCATGCTGCCGGTGAGCGGCTCGCCGATGCGCGCGAGGAGCCCGCTGCGGATCTGCAGCGCGACCTGGTCCGGCATGGCCAGCGTGAGCATGTCGCTGCTCGTCAGCAGGCGGCCGATGATCATGATCGAGCCGCACTCGACCGGCACCGCGGGCCGGCGCTTGGGGAACAGGCGCTCCCATTCGGCCCGCAGCGGCGAAGTCTCTGGCGCGATGATCCATGGATACGCCGCCAGCTTCTCCTTTGACGGGTTCTGCTGACCCACGAGGTCGTGCTGCCGTCCGGCGACGATCACCGGGGCCTCGGCGTAGAAAGCTGTCGTCGCGAGGTCCGGGATCGCCTCCGTCGGCAGCTCGCCCACGATCAGGTCGATCAGGCCGTCGCGCAAGGACTCCACCAGTTCGCCCCAGCTCCCCTCCAGCACCCGGAAGCCGGCCGGGAAGCGCTCGGCCACCATCAATGACATGGCCTCGGGTACCAGGAAGGCTCGCGCCAGGGGAGTGGTGCCGATCGAGATCGTGGGGTTGTGCGGGTCGAGGCCAAGCTCCGACAGCGCGGCCTCGAGCTCGGCCACGGCCAGCCGGCAGCTGCGAGCGAAGCGACGGCCGCCGAAGTTGATGTGGACGCCGCGGCCGCGGCGCTCCACGAGCTTGCGCCCGACCGCGTCTTCCAGCTCACGCACGGCACGGTGCACCGCTGCCTGCGAGAGACCGAGTTCCGTGGCCGCGGCTGCGAAGCTGCCGGCCTTGAAGAGCCCGAGAAAGGCGCGCAGCTGGGTCATCGTCAGGCGACGGTCCGGCTCGAAGCCCGCACCTGCGATCAGGCGTCCGCCGGCTGCCAGGTGCCGCATGCTCGCCTCCGCCCGCTCGAGCACGAGCTCGCCGGCGGCGGTGGGCACGATCCCATCGGAGCGGCGTTCGAACAGCACCTCGCCGAGCTGGTGCTCCAGCTTCAGGATGCCTTGGGTGAGTGCCGGCTGACTGAGGCTTACCGCCGACGCCGCCGCGCTGATGCTGCCCTGCTCGTGCACGGCCAGCAGCCCCCGCAGGTGCCGCAGGTTCAGCTGGTACGCCGTCGTCATCCCGCCGTTGGCGGGAGTCGACTCGCGCTGCGGCTCTTCCATTTTTCGGGTTTGCGCTGTTCAGCGGCCACTATAAGACAGGGGCCGCGAGACTTCCGGTTCTTGAATGCGGCACGGCCGCTTTGAATCCGCGTCGCGGGTGTCCGCTCCTAACATCGCCGCCGATTCGAAGACGAACCAGGAGACAGGATGTTCGTGCGCAACATGTGGTACGTGGCCGGCTACTCGGCCGACG encodes:
- a CDS encoding LysR family transcriptional regulator translates to MEEPQRESTPANGGMTTAYQLNLRHLRGLLAVHEQGSISAAASAVSLSQPALTQGILKLEHQLGEVLFERRSDGIVPTAAGELVLERAEASMRHLAAGGRLIAGAGFEPDRRLTMTQLRAFLGLFKAGSFAAAATELGLSQAAVHRAVRELEDAVGRKLVERRGRGVHINFGGRRFARSCRLAVAELEAALSELGLDPHNPTISIGTTPLARAFLVPEAMSLMVAERFPAGFRVLEGSWGELVESLRDGLIDLIVGELPTEAIPDLATTAFYAEAPVIVAGRQHDLVGQQNPSKEKLAAYPWIIAPETSPLRAEWERLFPKRRPAVPVECGSIMIIGRLLTSSDMLTLAMPDQVALQIRSGLLARIGEPLTGSMPTIGATMRQSWRPTRAQRRFLELLRHAAEGLGADASHKPLIESRWV